The Methanobrevibacter olleyae genome segment GAAGCTGAAAAAGAATTACAAGGTTTAATTTATCGTAAAAATGAATTTCATAATGTTATTTATGAAATTATAAGAAAATTTATTGTTTCTAGGTATAAAAGCTTTATTTATCATTTAAAAGATAAGAAAATTGAGAGAACAACTAATAAGCTTGAAAATGCTTTTCAAAAAACTATGCCTAAATCAAGAAAAAGAACTTTTAAGACTATTCGTGGTGTTTTAAAGAGAATTTATCGCAGAGATTTGATTTGGAATGAAAATCGAAAACTTAATCAAGTTCATCAACAAAGTTTTTGAAAGAGCCATATTTTGATATACCTAAATATTTATATAATTAAAAATATATAATATATTTAGTGAAATGTTTATTATTTTTAAGTTATATATAAAATAAACAAACAATTAGAGAAGTATTTCTTTTGTTTTTTTAAAATTGTTTTTTATTTAAGTCTATTTAATTTGGATTTATGGATTAATTTTATAATATTCTTTTTAAATCCAAATTAATTGTTCTGAAAATATTTTTTATAAATAATCTTATTGATTATATTTCAAATCATTTTAAATTAGTGAGGGCTAATATGTCAGCAATGATAGAGTTTCAAAATGTCTCTCGTGAGTATAGAACTGGAGACCATGTATTAAAAGCATTAGATAATTTAAGTCTTAAAATAGATAAAGGTGAATTCGTTGTGATTTTAGGGCCATCTGGTGCTGGAAAGTCTACTTTATTGAATCTCCTTGGTGGATTAGATACAGCTACAAGTGGAAAAATAATAGTGGATGGAGAAAATATTGTTGATTATGGTGATAAAGCTTTAACAAAATACAGAGCTAAAAGTGTAGGTTTTATATTTCAATTTTATAACTTAATTCCTAATTTAACAGCATGTGAAAATGTAGAGTTGATGAAGGATATAACCGATATTGATATTTATGGTGGGAAAATATTGGAAGCAGTTGGCCTAAGAGGGCACGATAACAAATTTCCTGCTCAATTATCTGGTGGAGAGCAACAAAGAGTTTCTATTGCAAGGGCTTTAGCAAAAGAGCCTGCAATGTTATTATGTGATGAACCTACTGGTGCACTTGATTCTAATACTGGAGTTTTAATCCTTTCATTATTACAAAATATGTGTCATGAAAAAAATACCACTGTTGTTATTGTAACACACAACTCAAAATTAGCTGATGCAGCTGATAAGTTGATTAAAATTAAAAATGGACAAATTGAAGAAGTTACAATCAATGAAAATCCTTCAGATGTAAATGAGATAAAATGGTAGAATTATTTAATTATCTAAATGAGATAAAATGGTAGAATTATTTAATTATGTAAATGAGATAAATGGTAGAACTATTTAATTTTTTAAATTATTTAATAATTTTTTAATTTGCCAGTTATGGCATATTTTATTTTTCAATGGTATCGATATACTTTCTTATTTAAAAAGGGATAATATGAAAATCTTACTTAAAAAAATGTTACGTGATTTTAAAGATCATAAGATTCAATTTCTCTCTATCTTTTTAATGGCTTTTTTAGGTGTCTTTGCATTTACAGGTATAAGTGGTGAAGTAGTAGGATTGTCTGATGTTTCAAGTCATTATTACGAAGATACTAATCTTGCTGATGGATGGGTATATGGAGAAGATTTAGATAATGATACCTTTGAGAATATAAAAAATATGGAAGAAATTAAAGATGCCGAGCGAGAGATGGTAGTAAATACGGTTGCTAATTATTCTTCAGATCCTGATATTACTTTACATATTCTTGAGGGAAAGCAAAAAATATCTAAATTTTATCTTTTTAAAGGAAAAGATTTTGATGAAAATGATAAAGATGGAATTTGGATAGATAAGAGATTTGCAGATGCACGTGATTTAGATATTGGAGATAGAATCACCTTAAAATTTGATGGAAAAAAAGTATCTAAAACAATTAGAGGTATTGTATTTTCTCCAGAATATGTTTACTACATTCAAGAAGGTAGCCTATTACCTGATTTTAAACAGGTAGGTTATGCTTATATCTCATCAAAAGCAGCTAATTTTGATGTTGAATATAATACAATTACATTAGATTCCTATGAGGAGCTTGAGGAAAAAGACTTTAAATCTGATTTATATGAACTTATGCCTAGATCAAAATTTGTTCAGTTTTTACATCGTGATAATAATATTGGTGTAAAAACATTAAATGAAGAAATAAATCAACATCAAATGTTTTCAGGAGTATTTCCTATAATATTTGTACTTGTTGCACTTTTAACATTACTTACCACTATGTCTAGACTTATTTCTTCTCAAAGAACTCAAATTGGCGCTTTAAAAGCTATGGGATATAGTAATAAGTCAATTATTTATCATTATCTTTTATATGGTTTCTTCTTATCATTAACAGGTTCTATTTTAGGACTTATTATTGGGCCTATGACAATACCTCGGCTATTCTATCCAAGTATGTCTTTAATGTATTCACTTCCACATTGGGGACCAGCATGGAATTTGACTTTCTTTGTTGTAGCTGCATTAATGGTAATATTTTCAGTAGCAGTAACATTTATCTCTGTTAAAAGTATCAGTGATGAAAATCCTGCAGATTCAATTAAACCTAAAGCTCCAAAGCCAGTTAGCTCAGATTTTATAGAAAAAACAAAGATTTGGGAAAAATTAAGTTTTAATGAACGATGGAATTATAGAGATGCAAAAAGAAATAAAGTAAGAGCTATAATGAGCATTTTTGGTGTATTTGCTTGTGCACTTCTTATTATCTCTGCATTTGGTATGTATGATTCAATGAATGATGTAAAAGACTGGCAGTATGAACAAATTTATCAATATAGTTCAAAATTACTTTTAAATGAAAACATTACAGATTCACAATTAGACTACCTTTTAGATGAAACTAATGGTGAAGGAATAATGGAAGAGGCTATTGAATTAAAGTATAAAGGCAATAAAAAAACAGGAACGCTAACAGTTTTAAATGAATCAGAATTATATAAAACAACAGATATTAATAGAAATTATATTCAACTTGACCCTAATGGAATAGCTATTTCTGATAGGATGGCTGAAATTTTAGGTTTAGAAATAGGCGATAAAGTAAGATGGCATGTTGTTGGCAATCCTAAATGGATTGATTCTGAAATCACTGAAACTTATTCAATTCCATTTGGTCAAGGAATTATGATGTCTCCTAAAGTTTATGAAAAAGTAGGGGGAGATGATTATAATTATAGTACAAACACTATTTTAACTAAAGAGAATATAAGTAAAAACTACACTGGTGTAGATAGTATTTCAACTAGAGAAGATATTGTTAGTGGCTGGGATAGCATTACAGAAGCTATGAATTTAATGGTTTTTGTTCTTATATTCTTTGCAATCGTCTTAGCAGTTGTAGTATTATATAATTTAGGTTTATTATCATTTACTGAAATTCAAAGGGAATTAGCAACATTAAAAGTTCTTGGATTTAATTCAAGAAGTTTAAGAAGACTCCTACTCACTCAAAATCTATGGTTCTCAACTATTGGTTTTATACTATCTATTCCAGGAGCTTATCTTTTAATGATTATTATGATGGGTTCAGCTGGTGAAGATTATTATTTCCCAATCAATATTTATTTATGGAACCTTCTTCTTAGTTTTATTCTAACCTTTGGACTTTCTGTAATTGTTAATTTAATGTTTTCAAGAAAGATTAAAAAAGTAAATATGGTTGAATCTTTAAAAAGCAATGAGTAACTTTCAAGCTTTTTGAGCTTATCTCTTAAAAACCTTGATTGAAATTTTTTCATCAGTTGACTATTTCTTAATAATCAAGAAAAATTTTATTTTATCTTTTTTAATTTTTTATTTATATCTCATTTTTAGTAGAAAATTAACTTTTAATTTTTTATTTATATCTCATTTTTAGTAGAAAATTAACTTCCTGGGATTTAAAATAATCATATTTTAACTCATCATTTGCTATTAGATTATTAGTCATATTCTTTGGAATAGCTACTAAAACAGTCTTAAAATCATTTATATTATTTTTAGGTGTATTAAAATGTATAGAGTATATCTCGTTAGATGAATTTTCTAAATCTTCTCTAAAAAATGGATTTAAATCAATTATCTCTTGATTTAATCTTTCTTTATTGTTATTTGTTCTATTTAAACTTTCTAAAATCCAATAAGAATTAGAGTTTTTTATACTCTCATCACTTAGTAAATAAAAATCATATTCTTCTAATGATTTTTTATAAACTCTAAAATTTTTACATAGCCAAAAAGTTCTTATATCACTAGTGTGATTAGTTAAATTTGGATTAGTATCATGATTACATATCTCATCTCTTTTATAATCATCTCTAAATAGTTCGTAGTCATTAAAATTATACACCACAAAATTAGAATAAAAATCACATTTAACTGTTCTATTTACCACTATGATGTTTCCCTCCTCATTATTTTCATCACCAAAATTATTATCAAAGCCATAACCCATTGTAATAGGTCTTATTTTATTATTCAAGGGATAAATAGCTATTGAACTTTTAAAACTGTTATTAAAGAGATTAGTAGTAATCAATTGATTATAATTATTCTTTATTTTGATTAATTTATTATAAGAAATTGTATTAGTAATTACTTTCTCATCATTTGAACTTTTGCTATAAAACTGGTTGTTTTCTATCTTTTTATTCTTTATAGCAAGACCTGGGATAATATTTGATGATACAATTCCATTATTTAAGTTTTCATTCTCTTCCCAATTTTCTGGATTTCCAGGATTATTTAATAGATAATCACAAGTTTTAATACTGATATCTTCAAGTGATGAAAACTCTTCTTCACTTAATACTTTTTCATTTAAATCATCACTTAAATTAGATATTATTCCCAATATAAAAACAAGTAATATAATCGAAATTAGAAGTTCAGTTGAATATAAAAGGCCAGATTTATCTTTAATTAAATCCTCTATGATTTTCTTTTCTCTTACACTATCACCAATAGTTAAGTCTATATTTTTCTTTTCTCTCATACTATCACAATAGCTGATTCTATATTTTTCTTTTCTCTTACACTATCACCAATAGTTAATCATACCAATCTTTAATATCCGCTCATTCCATACTTTAGTTTATGGCCATGTGGGTCAAGATATAAAATCTCATTTAAACCCTCCTCACTATAATAGATGACTTCCACTCCAGGATAGATATCATCACTAAAAATTACATGATCACTACCACAAGCAGATACAAGATTAGTTTCATTTGTTTTTTGAGGATTTATAAATGTTTCAAAGCCATAATGCTCACATCCACTTTTACCTTCAAGTCTACATAAATAACATGCTCCATCTCTACTTTCATGATAATATCCATTATCTCTACAATTTTTCATCACTTTTCCATTATCATCTCCATGATGCTTGTAGGGGTCATAAGGGCATTTTTTTACAATAAAAGGAGAGCTTGCATTAATATAATAGGAATAATTTTCTACCTCATTTACTCGTAAGAATTCAGATAAAGAATTTCCATAATTATATGATGTTTCATTATAACTAATGCCGTAATAGTTTTTACAGTATAATAAAGGTATAGGATCTTTTAAATTGATACAATCAACATCATCTGAAGCTATATTTTCAAATGAATACTCTCCCTTTACACTTGAAATGTAGCTTTTAAATTTGTAAGAGAAGGGATTACTTGTATTTTCAATAGATACTATATAAGAATTGATATAAACATTATAATTTTCCCAATACTCCTGATTTTTAACTCTTAACTTTTCATCAATCATTTCCTTTAAATCCCTTTTTGAATCTATACAGGCTCTTCTATTTTTAATCACTTCTTCACTTAATTCCTTTAAAGCTTCACGTTCTATAAGTGGAATATTTCTAATATAATCATTCATTATGTACTGGTACTGACTTGATGAAATATCCTCTTTGTTTTCATTCATTTGATTTATTGCAGTATTTAAAACAACTACTGATAATATTAAAAAGCTAATAAGAACCAAACTGCTTATTATAATTGAAATGTTTCCATTCTCATCATTAATAAAATCCTTTGATATTAATTTTTCATTCTCGTTATTTTTATTTTTTTTATATTTAATTTTCATTAATTGCTTTATTATTAAAAATACTATTTAAAAGTTTCTCAATTTTAATTTAAATTATTTTAAATCATTATAATTTGATAAAAAGATTAAATTTTCCTATTTGATTTAACTTTTCATTTTGATTATAATATTGTTGATATTAGAAAAATTAAATAAAAGAGAAAAATTAATACAATTATAATGACAATTATAAAAAATTTTACCTGATTAAAAAAATAAAGAATAAAAAACTTTATTTAGTAAAGTAAAAAGTAAAATACATTTTTAAACTTAAAACTTATTATATATGAATTATAAATAAATCATTATTATAAATTAAAGATATATTTATAAACTAAAAGATTAATAAATAAATAAAAATAGAAAAAAGTTTTAATCAAACTTTTTATAGAAGCGTGGAAAAATTATTATAAATCATTGTTAATGCTTATATTTATTAGGAGGAATTTCATGTCTGATATTGTAAGAACTTGGCGTCATATCCAACAAAGATATAACCTTGTTGGATCTAAATGTACTACTTGTGGTCAAATATTCTTCCCACAAAGAGTAATATGTCCTGATTGTAGAAGAAAAGGAAATATTGAAGATATTCAATTTTCTGGAAAAGGAAAAATATTTACTTATTCTGTAATTAGAACTCCAACTTCTGATTTCAAAAAAATAGCTCCTTATGCTGTAGCTATTATTGAGCTCGAAGAAGGTGCAAAAATAACTGCACAAATTGTTGATGCAGATGTTGATGATATTCAAATTGGAGACCCTGTAGAGATGGTCTTTAGAAAAATCCGCGAAGATGGCTCTGATGGTGTAATTTCATATGGATTTAAATTCAAAATTTTAAAATAAATTAAAAGTTTTATAAAATAGCTTTTTGCTATTTTATTTTTTTATTGATTATTAGTAATACTTTTCTTATAATTTTTATTAATAATTTATTACTTTTATATTAATTTTTAGTTAATTTTAATAATTATTAAGAAAGTTTATTAATTATTAAGGAATAATTAATACTATAAGAGAATTTAACTAAAATCTATAAGGATTTTTATAATTTTATAATATTTAAATCAAATTTAAATTTTAAATTTTTTCTAATTTGAGGAATATTATTTATATAAATTTTAGATTCTTTCTAAGTTAAGGGATATTATTTATATAAATTTTAGATTTATTTAAACTTAGAAAATATTAATTAAATTATAAATTTCTAAACTATTCAATTAAATTAAATATGTGATTATTATGAGTTATGAAGATACTGCTGTTTTATTATTAAGTCATGGAAGTAGTCTCCCATATGCAGAAGAAGTGTTTAAAGATATTTGTGCTAAATTTAAAACAAAAACAGAATTTGATGCTGAAGTCGGTTATATGAAAGTAGCTAAACCAAGTTTACCAGAAGCTATTAATATATTAAAAGAACGCAATCCTAATTTAAAACGTATTATAGCTACTCCTGTATTTTTAGCTGCTGGGATTCATACTAATATTGACATTCCGATTATACTTGGTCTTGAACCTAAAGAAATTGACCCAAGACAACCTGATGGCAATTATCCAGAAAGCCATTATTTATACGGCCTTGAAGAAGTTGATTTTAATGGTGAACTTAAATTAATCGATGCTATAGGTCCTAATCCAAGACTCATAGAAATCATTAACAAGAGAATAGCTACTGCACTTGAAGATTCAGAACTTGACGAGATGGCTAAAACTGCAGTTTTACTTGTATCTCATGGTAGTAGATTAAATTATAATAAAGAGTTTATTTCTAGTGTTTTCAAGCAATTTGAAGTTCAAACTGACTATCCATCTGACTTTGGATTTATGGAACTTGTAGAACCTAATATTCCAAGTTCAATCAACAAACTAGTTAAAGAAAATGAAGTGGATAGATTGGTTCTTGTTCCTGTATTTATTGCTCCTGGTGTTCACACTACAAGAGACATTCCAACAATCTTAGGCCTTATTGAAGATGATGGTACTGGCCATCACCATCACAACCACAGTCACAGTCATAGTCACTCTCATAATCATGAAGATAGCCATGACCATGGACATCATCACCATCATGACCATGGTGATGTAAAGATGGAATTTGAAGGAGAAATATTATATCCTGAACCAATTTGTGATGATGATATTTTAATTGAAATATTAGAATCTATGGTTAAAGATGCTCTTTAATCTAAGCTTTTTGAAGATTGCCTCAAACCTTAAGTAAAATTCTTTCTAATATTTTGGGGCTAGTTTATCTTTTTTTAGGTTTTTTATTTTTATAATTTTACTCAATTTTAGTAAAGTTCTTATTTTTCTTTTTTTAAATATAATATTAAAACTATTTGAGGTATTTTATGCATCAAAAATTTATAAAAGAAGCAATTAAAGAGGCTGAAAAATCATTATCTGAAGGTGGAATTCCTATTGGTGCAGTTCTTGTAAAAGATAATGAAATTATATCTAGAGGCCATAATAGAATTATTCAAGATAATTCACTTATTCTTCATGGTGAAATGGATGCTATTGAAAATGCAAAAAATCTAAGTCATGAAGATTATAGAAAATCTACTCTTTATACAACTCTTTCTCCTTGTCCAATGTGTTCTGGCGCTATTATACTTTACAATATTCCAAAAGTAGTTATTGGAGATAATACCACTCTTATGGGTGCTGAAAACCTTTTAAAAGATAATGGTGTAGAGTTAATTCTCCTTAATGACTTAAGATGTAAAGAGCTATTTGAAAACTTTGTAAAAGACAATCCTGGTCTTTGGGAGAGGGAACTTGCTAAGGTAGGAAATACTACTGAATTAAAATAATGCTATAAAAAACTAAATGTTAAATAATCTTTAAATAACAATCTTATCAATTTCAAACAATCATTACTGAATAGGTGGAAATATGGAAACTGTTCTAACAAATGAAAAGGATGAAAGATTTATAGAACTTACAAAAGAATTAGATAAGGAATATTTTCAAATTTATGGTGATATAGCATTAGAATACCAAGAATATAATGATTTAAAAGATCCTCATATTGTTTTACTTCTTTTAAATTGGACAAGACCAATAGCTTGTGCTAGCTATAAATTATTTGACAAAGATACTATAGAAATTAAAAGAGTTTATGTAAAGAGAAGATATCGTAGGAGAGGTATTGCTTATAAACTTGTTAAACAACTTGAAAAATTGGCAATAGAGGAAAATTTCAAATATTCAATCATTGAAACGGGTAGTGAAAATTATTCAGCTATTAATTTATATAAAAAATTAGATTATGAAATAATCGATAATTTTGGCCAGTTTAAAGGTGATGATTTGTGTATTTGTATGAAAAAAGAGTTTAGAACTTTAATTCAAGCTTTTTGAGGCTTCGCCTCAAAAACCTTGACCAAAATTCTTTTAAATAGTTTTGTGATTTTTCTTTTTTTTAGTTTATAACTAAAACTATTTTTTATTTTTTCTAATTTAAGTATATTTTTTTATATTAAATAAAACAAATATTTTCATATGAAATCAACCTTAATAAAAGTCTCTGATGTTGGTGAAAAACAACTAATAGAAAGGATTATAGAAAAATCAAAGTCATGTTCTATTTTTAATACATCTGTTAATGACTATGATAATAATTTTAATGTTAATAGCTTTAAAATATCAATTGGAGACGATTCTGCATTGACAGAGATTAATTTAGATGAAAATAGCTATTTAGTTACATCATCTGATATGTTAATTCAATCTAGTCATTTTCCACAAGATATGACTTATTTCCAGATGGGATATAAAGTAGTTGTCGTTAATGTAAGTGACTTAGCTAGTATGGGTGCTGAAAATATTGGCTTTTTATTGAATATAGCTATTCCAAAAGATATGCTACTAGATGATTTTGATGATTTGATTTGCGGAGTTATAAGAGCCTGTGATAATTATGATATTCCACTTATAGGTGGAGATACTAATCAAGCAAATGAAATTATACTATCTGGAACAGCTGTTGGCCAAGTAGATAAAGATAAGGTCTTGATGAAGTATGGATTTAAACCAGGTGATTTAGTTTGCATTAGCGGAGAGTTAGGTCTTGCAGCACTTGGATTTGAATTATTAAAATTGAAAAATCAATTAAATAATAACCTTTTTGAAATGGTAGATATTGAAGAGAAGATAAAAACTGCATATGAAATAGATTCAAGCCTTTGTGACTTGGCTATTTTTAAAGCATTAAAAGTTGAAGCAAGATATAAAGAAGGCCATATCTTAAGAGATTATAATACAGAAAATAACAGAATCTCTACAACTGATATTACAGATGGCCTTGCTAGTGAATTTTATGAAATTTTAAACTCAGATAAAAAATACTGTAAATTTAATAATAAAAATAATAATCAAAATTTAGGTATTGATGATTTTAATAATGATTCTGATAATCGTGGTTTAGGTAGTGATAATTTTATTGATAATTCTAATAGTTTTTATTCTAAAGGAATTAGAATCTATGAAGATAAACTTCCAGTAGAAGATGAATTTAAGCAAATAGCTAATGTTTTAGACCTTAATTACCTGGATTTATTATTACATATAGGAGAGGATTTTGAACTTTTATTCACTATAAATACAGAATTAAAGGAGAAATTATTAAATGATTTAAGCTTCTATATAATTGGTGAAATTACTGATAAAAATACAGTTGAAATAGTACTCTCAAATGGAGATATAGAAAAAATAAGCTCTAGAGGTTATCAACATCTTAAATAATCAATTATGAATCTTTTTTTAATTAGGTGTTTTTATGTTATATGAATCTAAGTTTTATACCAAATTATATGATGAAAATTTTGATTTAAATAATAATCACAATAAGAATAAAAAAATAGTTCAATGTAATTTATGTGGAAAGATGTGTAAAATAGCAAGTAATAGCTATGGGTTTTGTAATAGTCAGAAAAACATTGATGGTAAGTTATATTCATGTAATTATCATAGAATAGCTAATTATCATATAGATCCAATTGAAAAGAAACCTTTGTATCATTTTTTACCTTGCTCATCTACCTTTTCAATTGGTGGTTTTGGATGTAATTTCTCATGTTTAAACTGTCAGAACTATATCTTATCAAGAAATTCCTATAATTTAAATAACTCAATTGAAATACTGCCAGAAACCATTGTTAAAAATGCTATTAATGAAGATTGTCTATCGATTTCTTGGACCTATAATGAACCTACCCCCTACTTTCACTTCGCCGAAGAAACTTCTCTACTTGCACATAGGAAAAATCTTAAAAATGTTTATGTAAGTAATGGCTATATGAGTGAAGAATCATTAGATGAAACCTTAAAATTTATTGATGCATTTAATATTGATTTAAAATTTTTCGATGATAGATTGTATAGAAAGATTTGCGGTGGAAAATTGGATATTGTGCTAGATAATTTAAAAACTATTTATGATGCAAAAAACAAGTATGGAACTCATTTAGAAATAAGCACTCTTTTAATCAATGATTTAAATACAAAAAAAGATCATATAAAGTCCATTTCTAATTTCATATTAGATGAATTAGGTCCTGAAGTTCCCCTTCACTTTTCAAGATTTTTTCCAATGTATAAAATGAATGATAAAAGTCCAACAAAGATTGAATATCTACTTAAAGCAAAGGAAATAGCTATTGATATGGGATTAGACTATGTTTATTTAGGAAATATGAAAGGTGATAAAAATACATATTGTCCTAATTGTGGTGAGATTTTAATAGAAAGAGAAAGATATTGTAATATGGATAAAAATAAAATAAAAGACAGTCATTGTATTAATTGTGGCTATAAATTGAATTTTATTCTTTAATTAGTTCAACAACTTTTTTCGATGCATTTCCATCATCAAATTGATTAAACTTTTCATTGAATTTCTTATATTTTTCACCATATTCTTCTCTATAACTATTGATGTTAAAATTTTTTATAATACTAATTAATTCTTCATTCTTTTCAACTTTTGGACCAGGTGCTTCTTTAAAAATATCAAAATAAAAGGATCTTATATTATTTGTATAATTATCTAAATCATATGTAAAGAAAATCATAGGTCTTTTTAATATAGCATAATCAAACATAACTGATGAATAATCAGTTATCATCATATCTGAAATTAAATAAAGCTCTTGAATATCCCATTCTGCATCACATTCAATAATAAAGTCTTTATATTCGCTCCAATCAATATCTTCTTTAACTAAATAATGGAATTTAACTATTATAATATATTCATCTTTAAAGTTTTCATACATCTTCTTAAAATCCATCTCTGTTGTGAACTTATATTCTCCTACTTTATTATACTGATTATCTCTCCAAGTGGGGGAATAAAGTATAATCTTCTTATCTTTAGGGATTTTCAATTTTGCTTTTATTTTTTCTAGATCTTCTTCATTATTTCTTTTAAATAAGATATCATTACGAGGATATCCAATTTCAAGTATTTCTCCTTTAAAATTAAAAGCTTTTTTAAATATCTTAGATGAGTGTTTATTTTGTGATAATAGATATTGCCAATCTTTAGTATTTTTTTCAAAATCTTCACGATATTTCTTAATATCTTTATTACCACTCATATCCATAACATCCATATCCAAAGCTAATTTTTTAAATGGAGTTCCATGCCATGTTTGAATATACTTTGTTTTTTTATTTTTTCTTAGATAATACAAATGCCGTGAGTCAAAAATCCAAACTCCACTTCTAAGAGTATAATATAAGTATTTAAAAAAAGATCTTTTAACTTTTATAGCATTTCCAGGTATTTCAATATTTGTATTTGTTAGTGACCATATACATTTAAATTCATCATCTAATCCTTGATTCACCATTTCTTCATAGATATATCTAGGGCTACCTGCGTAATTACGTCCACCACTTGATTCAAAAAGAATAATTTTTTCATTAGAAGGAATAATATATGATTCTAATATGTAAAAAGCTCTTACAGAGTATCTAACTATATCTTTGATGATTTTTTTAAAACTTATCATAATTATACCTTAATAGGATTTTATTATTTTTACTTTTTATCCTTCTAATTATACCTTAATAGNNNNNNNNNNNNNNNNNNNNNNNNNNNNNNNNNNNNNNNNNNNNNNNNNNNNNNNNNNNNNNNNNNNNNNATTTTATTATTTTTACTTTTTATCCTTCTAATTATACCTTAATAGGATTTTATTATTTTTACTTTTTATCCTTCTAATTCTTTAACAAGAATTTGCGCATTTTCCCAATCTCTGTAATCATCAATTTCTGTCCATTTGAGACCATTGGTTAAAACGAAATCTATTGTTTTAATTTCACTTAAATCTTTATATGCATAATCATAATAGTTTTGGGGGTCATCTTCAATTAATCTTTCTAAAATTCTATTAAATATGGGAATATCTTCACTAATTACTTTTGATACACCAATAAACTCTCCACTAGAAGAAAGTATATCTATTTCTTTTCCAATTGAATGAATTTTACCATTAGCTATTGTATTATTTTCATTAAAGGATTCATCATCAATAATCAATTTAAATGACTCTTCATTAAGTTCTTTAAAATTATCAATTATCATCCCTGTATTATTTGAAGCTAATATTCTTGAGATAATTTCAGGATCTACTACATTATCTCCATT includes the following:
- a CDS encoding phosphocholine cytidylyltransferase family protein, which codes for MISVILSAGMGTRLMPLTKDIPKTLLKINKITLLERMIKNCVDAKIKKFIVIIGYNKDKVIDLCLKIAEKYDIEIETIVNEKYDITNTSVSTYLASKFIEENDLDDFILINGDNVVDPEIISRILASNNTGMIIDNFKELNEESFKLIIDDESFNENNTIANGKIHSIGKEIDILSSSGEFIGVSKVISEDIPIFNRILERLIEDDPQNYYDYAYKDLSEIKTIDFVLTNGLKWTEIDDYRDWENAQILVKELEG
- the amrS gene encoding AmmeMemoRadiSam system radical SAM enzyme, which produces MLYESKFYTKLYDENFDLNNNHNKNKKIVQCNLCGKMCKIASNSYGFCNSQKNIDGKLYSCNYHRIANYHIDPIEKKPLYHFLPCSSTFSIGGFGCNFSCLNCQNYILSRNSYNLNNSIEILPETIVKNAINEDCLSISWTYNEPTPYFHFAEETSLLAHRKNLKNVYVSNGYMSEESLDETLKFIDAFNIDLKFFDDRLYRKICGGKLDIVLDNLKTIYDAKNKYGTHLEISTLLINDLNTKKDHIKSISNFILDELGPEVPLHFSRFFPMYKMNDKSPTKIEYLLKAKEIAIDMGLDYVYLGNMKGDKNTYCPNCGEILIERERYCNMDKNKIKDSHCINCGYKLNFIL
- a CDS encoding thiamine-phosphate kinase; this translates as MKSTLIKVSDVGEKQLIERIIEKSKSCSIFNTSVNDYDNNFNVNSFKISIGDDSALTEINLDENSYLVTSSDMLIQSSHFPQDMTYFQMGYKVVVVNVSDLASMGAENIGFLLNIAIPKDMLLDDFDDLICGVIRACDNYDIPLIGGDTNQANEIILSGTAVGQVDKDKVLMKYGFKPGDLVCISGELGLAALGFELLKLKNQLNNNLFEMVDIEEKIKTAYEIDSSLCDLAIFKALKVEARYKEGHILRDYNTENNRISTTDITDGLASEFYEILNSDKKYCKFNNKNNNQNLGIDDFNNDSDNRGLGSDNFIDNSNSFYSKGIRIYEDKLPVEDEFKQIANVLDLNYLDLLLHIGEDFELLFTINTELKEKLLNDLSFYIIGEITDKNTVEIVLSNGDIEKISSRGYQHLK
- a CDS encoding CDP-glycerol glycerophosphotransferase family protein produces the protein MISFKKIIKDIVRYSVRAFYILESYIIPSNEKIILFESSGGRNYAGSPRYIYEEMVNQGLDDEFKCIWSLTNTNIEIPGNAIKVKRSFFKYLYYTLRSGVWIFDSRHLYYLRKNKKTKYIQTWHGTPFKKLALDMDVMDMSGNKDIKKYREDFEKNTKDWQYLLSQNKHSSKIFKKAFNFKGEILEIGYPRNDILFKRNNEEDLEKIKAKLKIPKDKKIILYSPTWRDNQYNKVGEYKFTTEMDFKKMYENFKDEYIIIVKFHYLVKEDIDWSEYKDFIIECDAEWDIQELYLISDMMITDYSSVMFDYAILKRPMIFFTYDLDNYTNNIRSFYFDIFKEAPGPKVEKNEELISIIKNFNINSYREEYGEKYKKFNEKFNQFDDGNASKKVVELIKE